In the genome of Thermoproteus tenax Kra 1, the window GGGGCCTCCATGGCGTTCTTGACAGCTTGCGCCAGATCGGCAAGCTCCAGGCTCGTCCCCGCCCTCCTCTCCAGATAGGCGTCGAGATAGGACTTGACTATAGACATAACTCGCTCGTTGGACTCAATTTTGGCGGCCAACTCCCCTCCCCTCTTCCCGCTGACGTACAACGAGACGGCGGCTGCAGTGACGCCCAACACGCGGGCCGCCTCGTTTACGGAGAGGCCCCTTCTGACGAGCTCTCTGGCCACCACCGCCCTCAGAGCCGAGATGTACTTCTCCAACGACACTTACCTCGAGCCGATCCGCTTAAAACTCTTCCTCTAAGCAAAAGATATATACTGATGGCTGGGCCGTGGCATGTACAGAGTCTATGAGAGGAGTGTCCAAGTCCCCATAAGGATATCCAAGGGCGCAGACGAGCAGGCGAGGATCAGGAGGCTTGAGAGGTGGCCGAGGGAGAGCGGTCTCAGCCTCGTCCTCGACGAGTCTGGGAGCAACTTCAACAAACTGCTCCAGATGTACGCGGCCGACTACGGGCTCCAAGTGGGCGAGAAGAAATGGGAGACGGACTCCTCGGGCGAGAACATAAGGGCGAGGCTCGAGGTGCCTCTGCTTAAGGAGGGGCAAGTCAAAGGGAGGGGGCTCATGGAGGCCACCATCCCCAAGAGTCCGACGGGCGAGGAGGGGAACAACTACGTGTTCACCGCCACAGTCAACTACTCAATAGAGCTTGAGGACGACGTATTGGCCCAGGGGGCCTCCAGCGGAATGGTCGAGTTCACGCTTTGAAGTTAAAGTATAAATAACGCCCTTTCCTTGAACTTATGCAAGTATCCCCCATCGTTAGTTATTCGACTGTTAGAGAGGTAAAAGGCCCCTTGTTAGTTATCGAGAGGACTCGGGGGGTAGCATACGGCGAGCTCGGCGAAGTGATAGGCCCAGACGGGGAGCCGCGGCGGGTCCAAGTGATAGAAGTGGGCACAGATTACGCGGTGGTCCAAGTGTTGGGCTCAACGTTGGGCCTCCCGGCCAAAGGATCGACCGTGAGGTTCTACGGAAAGACGTACAGACTGGGCGTAAGCGAGGAGCTTGTGGGCCGCATCTTGGACGGGAAGGGCCAGCCCCGCGACCATATGCCGTTGCCGCCGCCGCAGGACTTCAGAGACATTAACGGGGAGCCTCTGAACCCATACGCGAGAGAATACCCCGAGGAGCCCATAGAGACGGGTATATCCGCCATAGACGGCCTCTACACGCTCGTCAGAGGCCAGAAGCTCCCCATCTTCTCCGGCACTGGGCTCCCCCACAACATAATGGCGGCCCAAGTGGTCAGACAAGCCACAGTGAGGGGGAGCGAGGAGGGATTCGCCGTGGTCTTCGTTGGAATAGGTATCAGGAGCGAGGAGGCTATGTACTTCATGGAGGAGTTCAGAAAGACCGGAGCTCTGAGGAGGGCTGTCGCCGTAATTAACCTGGCCTCCGACCCCGTCGCCGAGCGCATCCTCGCGCCCAGAGTCGGTCTGACCATCGCAGAGCACCTAGCGTGGGACTTGGGCTACCACGTGTTAGTCGTGATGACCGACATGACCAACTACGCAGAGGGCCTCCGCGAGCTCTCCTCGGGCAAGGGCGAGCTGCCGGGCAGACGCGGCTATCCCGGATATATGTATACAGATCTAGCCACTATATACGAGCGCGCTGGGAGGGCAAAGGGCCGGAGCGGGTCGGTGACCCAGTTCCCAATTTTGACGATGCCGCACGACGACATAACTCACCCGATCCCCGATCTGTCCGGATACATCACCGAGGGCCAGTTGGTGTTGAGCAGAGCCATGTGGGGCAAGGGCATCTATCCTCCGTTCGACGTAATAATGTCCCTCTCCCGTCTGGCCAAGGACGCCATAGGCGAGGGCAAGACAAGGGAGGACCATAAGGACGTCGCCAACACGCTCATTGCCGCATACAGCCGCGCCCTAGAGATCAGAAGCTTGGCCACGTTGGTGGGCGAGCGCAACTTGGGCTGGCGCGAGAGGCGCTACCTCCGCTTCGCCGACGCCTTCGAGCAAAGGTTTATCAAACAAGGCGTATACGAGCGGCGCACATTCGAGGAGACCTTGGACATAGGCTGGGACGTTATGTCGATACTCCCCGAGGACGAGCTGACCAACGCCAGGCCCGAGATCTCTGCGAAATACTACCGCAAGCACATATTCGAGTCGGTGAAGGTCTAGTTTTTCCCTAGTTTTTCCCTAGGATTACCTGGGTATTACCTGGCCAACTAATATAAGCGGGCTGAGTCATTATTCCATGCCCAGGAATAAGGGGCAGGAGAAAATGTCGTTGATCTCGGTGCATGTCCCCAAGCGAATGTTGGAGGAGCTCGACGAGCTTGTGAGGAGGGGTATATATCCCAATAGGAGCGAGGCCATAAGGGCTGCTATAAGAGAGTTGATCTACAAGGAGTCGTTAAAGTCTGTGAGGCCGGCTCAAGAGCCAACGCCAGCCGACGACCAGAGCGAGGAGATAACGGTTTTACCGGGCCGTTAGAGGCCAAGTTCTTTAAAATCCTCTCCATTTTAGCCGTGGCCTTGGTCGCGCCTATAGAATACTCCATATTGAAGGCGGCCGTCGAGGCCAAGAGTCTGGAGTCCATAGCGGCGGAGCTCGGGACCAGAGCCGAGAACCTCATGAGGTATGTGGAGTCGCTCAGATCGAGGGGGCTCCTGTCGGTGGAGAGACGGAAGGTAGAGGTCTACGAGCTGACCGAGGAGGGGCTGAGGTACGCAAGGGAGGGGCTCCCGGAGCTGAGGGCGCTCAAATCGGCCAGATGTGAGGAGCTGTGCGTCGTCGAGGTCCCCGATACGGCCGAGGGCAAAATAATTTTGGCCAACCTGGCCAGATACGGCTTGAGGCCCAGGGGGCAGAGGATAGAGGTGGACAGAGGGGAGCTGGAGCGCGTGATAAGGACAGTGGAGGAGAGGCAGAGGGCTCTGGAGCAGTTGGCGTCGGGGGGAGGCGCGCCAGCCGAAATCTACGCCGAATTTCTAAAGAGGAAGTTGATAAAGAAGTCTGTAAAGACTGAGATCTACATCAAGACTGTCGTTGACTTGAGCGCAGTGAGGGCGGCCCAGCTGAAGACTGTGTTGACGCCCGAGGACATAAGGACGGGAGCCTGGAGAGAGATCGCGTTGAAGCCCATCGACCTCTCCGTCGAGGTCCCGCCTGCGCCCTCTCCGGTGCCCCACTTCTTCCAAGAGTTCCTCAACTACGTCAGAGAGGTCATGGTGGGGCTGGGCTTCGAGGAGGTCAGAGGGCCCATTCTGGAATACGAGTTCTGGAACTTCGACGCACTATTTCAAGCGCAGGACCATCCGGCGAGGGAAGTCCACGATACCTTCTTTGTCAAATGGGAGGGCGAGCTGCCCGAGCCTCCCCCCAGGGAGCTGATGGAGCGCGTGGCCGCCGAGCACGAGGCCGGCTGGGGATATAAGTGGAGCCCTCAGAAGGCCCTGGGCCTCGTGATGAGGAGCCAGACTACCGCCACGACCATTAGGGCGCTCGCCGAGAGGGGCGAGGGCCAGTACAAGGTGTTCACCATCGGCAGAGTTTTCAGGCCCGAGCATATAGACGCTAAACACAACGTGGAGTTCCACCAACTCGACGGCATAGTCGTGGGCCCCGGCTTGACCTTCTCCCATCTGTTGGGCCAGCTGGAGCAGATAGCCAAGGCGCTCGGCATGCAGGAGGTCAAGTTCAGGCCCGCCTACTTCCCCTTCACTAGCCCCTCAGTGGAGGTCTACGCGAGACACGAGAAACTCGGGTGGGTCGAGTTCGGCGGCGCGGGCATCTTTAGGCCCGAGGTCACGAGGCCTCTCGGCGTCGAGAGGAGCCGGGTATTGGCGTGGGGCTGGGGGCTGGACAGAATCGCCATGATCCTCTTGGGCATAGACGACATACGAGATTTGTTCACTTGGGATCTGGGCAAACTACAGGAGTACTACAGACGTTGGGAGAGTTTCAAGAGGGGGGTGGGGGCCAGGGGGGTTAAGTTCACTCTGTAGATCGGCGCTATGTAAAATTTTTACTCGCGGGCCAAGCGCTGAGATATGCCGTCTCCAAATATAAAGTCTTAATTCTGGCGGGAGCAGAGGGCGAGAAGATCGTGGACTTGTTGTCTGAGGGCGACGTAGAGATTGAGACAGACGAGGGCTCGCTCGTGGTGCAGTTTCCCTCGCATAAACTGTTGGACAAAGACCCTCACGAGGCGGCCGAGTGGCTCGTCCAAATAGCGGAGGCGTCTAGGGCGCGCTTGGCTATCGTGGGAGGCGAAGGGAAGATATACGGAGCTGCTCTGCCGGCGCGCGAGGCCTCCCAAGAGCTTCTGGAGAGATTCAGAAGGGGCATTGTGAAGGTGAGGGGGGAGTATATTGGAATGTTCTCGCAAGTGCCCGTGGAAGAGCCAGCGGCCGGGCTGGGCCAAGCCCTCTCCTTCCTCAGAAACGGCAGCTTTGAGCGGGTCGTCTCTCCCTAGCTTCTGAGGAAGTGGAGCAACGCCTCAACGATGGCGCCAGCCACATCCACTCCAGTAACTCTCTGGACGTTTTTGAACTCGGGAACTCCGTTGACCTCTAAAACCTTATACCCCTCCCTGGACTCCACTACGTCGACTCCGGCGTAGAGGGCGCCGACGGCCTCTGCGGCCTTCGCCGAGATGTCCTCTAGCTCTTGATCTATTCTGACGGGCTCGGCTCGGCCGCCTCTGGCCGTGTTGGTCCTCCAGTCGCCTGCGGCGTATCTATAGATGGCGGCCACAGCCCTTCCCTCCACGACCGTCACCCTTATGTCGCGGCCCGGCTTCTCCACATACTCTTGCACTAGGAACTCTTGCATGGAGGGCTCCAGATGCCTCTTGTGCGAGATTATGGAGACCAGATCCTCTTGAGACTTGGCCAGATTGACCAGGCGCCCCCACGAGCCGTCCAACGGCTTGACTATGACGGGATAGCCCAGCGATTCGGCGGCCTTGAGCGCTGCGTCGAGGCCGAAGGCCAGGTAGGTCCTGGGGGTCGGGACGCCCGCCCTTCTCAGAGCTAGATAGGTCAAATATTTGTCGTGCGATATATATAGAGAGCTTGCGGAGTTTATAGAGATGCCCCCCGAGCTCTCGTAGGTGTGCGCCAAAGGCAACACCTTGGAGCGGCCAGCCACTCTCACGAGCCCCACTCGGCCGAATCCGTCGGGCGCCGCGAGGTCTTCAACGTCCACGAGCCTTATGGGGATGTTCCTCTTCTTGAACGCGTCTATCAACAGCCTTTCGTCGAGCCTCAGAAGGTCGTAGAGCAAGTCGATTTCCCCTGCATCGCCCCTAGGCCCTTCGCCGTTTAAAAAATTATCGTCCACATTTGGCCAATATCTCTTTAGCCGACTTGGCGACCTCCCCGGGGTCTGGGCCCCCGCTCACGGGCCTCCTCACGGCGTCTCTGGGATCTGGGAGCTGGGCATTCCCCTCCTTCACGGCCTGGGCCACTTGGAAGTAGGCCTCTCTGAACGGAGTGCCGGCGAGCGCGATCCTCTCGGCCAGATCGGAGGACGTGGTGGGAAACGCTGCAGCGTCGCGGTAGCTCCTCTGGCAGTCGAAATCCATCTTGGAGATGAAGTCGCTGAGCACCTCCAAGCCCTCCTCAGCGGTCTTGAACACACGCCAGAGGTGTCTGGTCGCCTCTTGGAGGTCGAGGCTGTAGCCGTAGCCGATCTTCTCTTGCACCATCATGAGGGCCAGGGCATCGGCAAGAGCCTCCGATATCCTCGCCCTCAATATCTCTAGAGTGACCGGGTTCCTCTTGTGGGGCATTATGCTGCTAGTGGAGACGTGCTCGGCGGGGGCCCTTACGTAGCCCACCAACGGGCTCGACCAAGCTATCAAGTCGTCCACAAATCTGGAGATCTCGGCCAGAGCCGAGGCCACGGCCGATGCCGCCAGAGAGGCGAAGAATCTGCTCGAGGATGCGTACAACGTGTTGCCGGCTATTCTCCCGAAGCCGGCCAACTGGGCCAGGCGCTCTCTATCCACGGGGGCGCTCGTCCCACCGGAAGGCCCAGACCCCAACGGCGATTTGTCCGCTATCTGCCTCGCCGCGTTTAGGGCCGCGGTGAAGTCGGAGAGGAGCTCGCAGAGGGCCAACAGATAGTGGCCGAGCGTTATGGGCTGGGCGGGCTGGAAGTGTGTGAACGAGGGCATGACGCAGTCGGCGTATCTGAGAGCCTTCTCTGCAATCGCGCATGCGGCCCTCTCGGCTATAGCCGTCAGAGCGTCTATATGCCTTATGAGCCTCAGCCTGATGGCCGCTGCAACGTGGTCGTTCCTGCTCCTCCCAAGCCCTACCCATCCGCCGGCGGGCCCCACGCGCTTCATCAGATAGTCCTCCAGAGCCTCGTGCACGTCCTCGTAGCCGGGCTTGAGCAGATCCGGAGGCCTCAGCTCGTCCAAAGCCCTAAGTATTGAGTCCGCTGCGTCGCGCGGGATTAGGCCTCTCTCAGATAGGTGCGCCACGTGGGCCCTCATGACTTTCACGACCTCATCGGCTATCTCTCTGTCGTCGTCTATACTGGAGGTGTACTGAGAGACCAGATCGCTCGAGCCGCCTATCCATCTTCTATACAACGCCATGGGCGGTATCACTGAGGTATTAATAGGGTTTTGAGCGAAATGTTTATATACGTCAAATGTCTTGAACGCGATGTCTCAGGGGCGAACCACAGAGGGTATCTGGTTCTCGAGGACGGCACAGTGCTGAAGGGCAGGCTGATCGGCGCCGAGCGCACGGCAATAGGCGAGGTCGTCTTCACAACCTCCGTCGTTGGATATCCCCAGTCCATCACCGACCCGAGCTACAAGGGCCAGATCCTCGTCTTCACCCATCCCCTCATCGGCAACTACGGAGTGTCTGAGGATCAGTACGAGTCGGACAGGATACAGACAGAGGCGGTTGTCGTCTATGAGGCCACGCAGCCCAGCCACTACAAGTCGGTCATGTCGTTGGACGAGTGGCTCAAGTCCTTCAACGTGCCCGGCATAGAGGGCGTGGACACTAGGGCGCTTGTGCTCATGCTGAGGGAGAGGGGGGTCATGATGGGGGCTGTGGGCCCAGAGCCCCCCGAGGAGCTCCTAGAGAAGGTGAAGAGGGCGCCCAGATACGACGAAGTCAACTACGCGCTAATGGTGTCCCCGAAGGAGCCCGAAGAGCTCGGGGATGGGAGAAGGTGCGTCGGCGTAGTGGACTGTGGAGTCAAGAGGAGCATTCTGAGGGAGCTAGTGAAGAGGGGGGTGAGGGTCTTGAGAGTGCCGTGCCTCCAGTGGGAGCTCGCCCTCAAGTGCGACGCCGTCCTCTTCAGCCCGGGCCCCGGCAACCCCAACCTAATGGACAAAGTGGCCGAGGGCGTGAGGGCGGCCGTGGAGATGAAGTTGCCAGTCCTCGGCATATGTCTGGGCCACCAGATAACGGCCAAGGCGCTTGGGGCCAGATTGTACAAGCTCAAGTTCGGCCACCGCGCGTCCAACAAGCCGGTCAGAGATCTGGTCTTCACGGGCAAGACCTATATAACAACTCACAACCACGGATACGCCGTGGATCCGGCCGACAGCGGCCTCAGGCCCTGGGCCGTGCAACCGGACGATGGAACTGTGGAGGGGCTGTACCACCCGAATCTGCCCATTCTCACTACACAGTTTCACCCGGAGGCGGGGCCCGGCCCGAAGGACACCACCTGGATCTTCGACAAATTCCTAAGATTTCTGGGCTGACCAGAACTTCCCGTCGCTGAGGTACCTCTTCAATGTGTCTATATCGAGGTTGCACCCGTTTTTGTTCAACCATCTCAACATCATTGAGAGGATGAGCTGTGCGTTGTGATCCCCCAGGAGCTCCCTCAGAGCTCCGTAGGTCCGCCACGGCTCCTCCAGGAGTATTTTGTCGAAGGGGTACCCGAAGGCGGCGAGGGACTTGTAGTGGATCAGAGCCCTCAGACTGAAGTCCATGGAGGAGTAGAACTTCACGAGGAGCTCTCTGGTGAGACACCCTCCCATGTAGGGTAGTTCGTAACTTAATTATATTTCTTACGTTATATTTTACGGCTGTAACAGAGGATTTCCCGCAAATCGCTGTAAAAGCCCCAGCTAAAATACGCCCCCCCCCCCCCCCCGATAAAGAACAGCTTACGCGTGCGCCTGCCGTAGCAACCTCCGATTATATAGTATATTAATTGGGATGTTGTATTATTCGTGGACTTTGCGCCCTACTTGCTTAAGGGCATGACTTTAGTATACGGCCCGCCTGGCAGCGGCAAGACCTCCTTCGTTGTCCGCCTAGCTCTGCTTGCGAGGAAGAAAGTCCTCTGGATCTCTACATCGGACAGCGAGGAGTTCTTCAGAGCTGTCCTCAGGAGGTTGAACGCGCCGGAGGAGAAGTTCGAGTTCTACCACTTCCCGCGCGCTCTGCGCGAGAATATAACTAAATATGCGATGGAGAAAGGCGAGGACTACGGCATGGTCGTTGTGGATCCCTTAAACGGCATTATCTCAAGGGAGGAGGATCCCACCTCCTTCGTCCACACGACGTTGTATCAATTGTCCATGGATGTGCCCGTCGTTGTAACTCTCGAGGGAGGGCCGGGCAGACTCCCCTATATAGCCGACCACGTGGTGAAGGTCTGGTATAAAGTGAACTCCGTGGGGCACGTCATAAGATATATACAGCTCACCAAGTCTAGGTCTGCTCCGCCGAGCCCCCGCTATCTGTTCGATATAATCGAGGGGCGCGGTCTGGCATATGTGAAGCCGGTCGAGAAGGTCCTTGCGCAGAACGAGGAATATAAAGTGGACGAGAGGCTCGGCGTGCCCGTCTTCAAGGGCGCGATGATCGGCGTCTTCTCCGACGATGAGTCCAAGGTATCCGAGAAGGTGCAGCCCTTCTTGGACGACGAAAAATCCTATCTGTTGGTTATATCGCCATTCAGCATATCCCGGAGGCTCAGAGTCCCTCCTGAGAGGGCGGTCGTGGCCGCTTCCTTCAACGACCTCATGAGGTTCTACTCCAGAGTGGTGACGGGCGAGGTGGAGCCCAGATATTTGGTGGTCACGGGGCTCCTCCCGGTCGAGAAGCTGTCGCCTGGGGAGGCGGCCGACTATATATTGGTGTTGGGCCCCATGTCGGTTAAAGCCGAGCTGACGTTAGTGGCCGACGTGGCCAACCCGGAGGAGGTCAGAAAAAACTATGTTTATCAAGCTATGAACCAAAATATAGTGGTTTAGAAGATTCCTCCTCCAGAGTTGGTGCCAGTGGGGCTGATAACGCCCAAGAGGGCTAGGGCGAGCGCCAGAGCGAATATGCCTCCTTCTACAAACCGCAACACTGTGACTTTCTTGTTGGCTTGGCCCGCGTTCATATCATTTCGATAAATCACTATTAAAATTTTGGTAATATCAGTATAGTAATATTATAGTTTATTATTATTTTATTACAATATGTTTATTGATTTCGGATTGTAGATAGAGGGGGCGTGTTTTTAAATATTGGCCGCCGAAGTCCTGTGGCCGAGGTGGAGCCCATAAGGGGGTCCCTCAGCGGTCTGCTCAGAGGAGTCCGCACGGCGCTCGTCGTCACCTCGGGCATCTCCCTCTACAAGTCTGTGGATCTGGCCAGGCTCCTCATCCGACACGGCGCAGAGGTGCGCGTGGTTATGTCGAGGAAGGCGGCGGAGCTCGTCAGCCCAGAGCTCTTCAGATGGGCCACGGGCGTCAGGCCTGTGGCCAAACTGACGGGGAGGGCGGAGCACGTGTCCATCTGTGCATCCTCCCAGCTTCTGGTGGTCGCCCCAGCGACGGCGAACACAGTGGCCAAGGCCTCGTTGGGCATAGCCGACGACGTCGCGACCACCTGTATCCACGCCGCGCTTGGGGCGGGGGCCAGGGCTGTGTTCGTGCCCACTATGAATTTGTCCATGTGGAGAAACCCGGCGTTTCAAGAGGCGCTCGACAGGCTGAAGTCGTGGGGGGCCCTCGTCGTAGAGCCGAAGTTCGAAGAGGGCAAGGCCAAGTACCCCGACGTTGAGGAAGTGGCGGAGGCGGCCATAGACGCGACGGCGCCGAGGGATATGCGGGGCCTCAAAGTATTGGTGACCGCCGGCCCCACCCACGAGCACTTAGACGATGTAAAGTATATATCTACGCCGAGCTCAGGCCTCACGGGTGTATACTTTGCACGCGAGGCGGCGGCCAGAGGGGCCGAGGTGACCCTTGTGGCGGGCCCAGGCGTTAGAGCGCCCCCGGGGGTGAGGGCGGTTCCCGCAGTCTCTGTGTTGGACATGCATAAGGCCGTCCTCGAGCTGGCGCCCCACCAAGACCTCATGGTCTTCGCGGCGGCTCCCCTCGACTTCTACGTCGAGGGGAGGATCTCGGGCAAGATCGACAGCTCCCTCCCCTTCTACACCGTGAGGCTGATCAGAGCGCCGAAGATGGCCTCTGAGGCCAG includes:
- the lysX gene encoding lysine biosynthesis protein LysX, which gives rise to MDDNFLNGEGPRGDAGEIDLLYDLLRLDERLLIDAFKKRNIPIRLVDVEDLAAPDGFGRVGLVRVAGRSKVLPLAHTYESSGGISINSASSLYISHDKYLTYLALRRAGVPTPRTYLAFGLDAALKAAESLGYPVIVKPLDGSWGRLVNLAKSQEDLVSIISHKRHLEPSMQEFLVQEYVEKPGRDIRVTVVEGRAVAAIYRYAAGDWRTNTARGGRAEPVRIDQELEDISAKAAEAVGALYAGVDVVESREGYKVLEVNGVPEFKNVQRVTGVDVAGAIVEALLHFLRS
- the argH gene encoding argininosuccinate lyase; this encodes MALYRRWIGGSSDLVSQYTSSIDDDREIADEVVKVMRAHVAHLSERGLIPRDAADSILRALDELRPPDLLKPGYEDVHEALEDYLMKRVGPAGGWVGLGRSRNDHVAAAIRLRLIRHIDALTAIAERAACAIAEKALRYADCVMPSFTHFQPAQPITLGHYLLALCELLSDFTAALNAARQIADKSPLGSGPSGGTSAPVDRERLAQLAGFGRIAGNTLYASSSRFFASLAASAVASALAEISRFVDDLIAWSSPLVGYVRAPAEHVSTSSIMPHKRNPVTLEILRARISEALADALALMMVQEKIGYGYSLDLQEATRHLWRVFKTAEEGLEVLSDFISKMDFDCQRSYRDAAAFPTTSSDLAERIALAGTPFREAYFQVAQAVKEGNAQLPDPRDAVRRPVSGGPDPGEVAKSAKEILAKCGR
- a CDS encoding ribbon-helix-helix domain-containing protein gives rise to the protein MPRNKGQEKMSLISVHVPKRMLEELDELVRRGIYPNRSEAIRAAIRELIYKESLKSVRPAQEPTPADDQSEEITVLPGR
- a CDS encoding RAD55 family ATPase codes for the protein MDFAPYLLKGMTLVYGPPGSGKTSFVVRLALLARKKVLWISTSDSEEFFRAVLRRLNAPEEKFEFYHFPRALRENITKYAMEKGEDYGMVVVDPLNGIISREEDPTSFVHTTLYQLSMDVPVVVTLEGGPGRLPYIADHVVKVWYKVNSVGHVIRYIQLTKSRSAPPSPRYLFDIIEGRGLAYVKPVEKVLAQNEEYKVDERLGVPVFKGAMIGVFSDDESKVSEKVQPFLDDEKSYLLVISPFSISRRLRVPPERAVVAASFNDLMRFYSRVVTGEVEPRYLVVTGLLPVEKLSPGEAADYILVLGPMSVKAELTLVADVANPEEVRKNYVYQAMNQNIVV
- a CDS encoding phenylalanine--tRNA ligase subunit alpha, giving the protein MALVAPIEYSILKAAVEAKSLESIAAELGTRAENLMRYVESLRSRGLLSVERRKVEVYELTEEGLRYAREGLPELRALKSARCEELCVVEVPDTAEGKIILANLARYGLRPRGQRIEVDRGELERVIRTVEERQRALEQLASGGGAPAEIYAEFLKRKLIKKSVKTEIYIKTVVDLSAVRAAQLKTVLTPEDIRTGAWREIALKPIDLSVEVPPAPSPVPHFFQEFLNYVREVMVGLGFEEVRGPILEYEFWNFDALFQAQDHPAREVHDTFFVKWEGELPEPPPRELMERVAAEHEAGWGYKWSPQKALGLVMRSQTTATTIRALAERGEGQYKVFTIGRVFRPEHIDAKHNVEFHQLDGIVVGPGLTFSHLLGQLEQIAKALGMQEVKFRPAYFPFTSPSVEVYARHEKLGWVEFGGAGIFRPEVTRPLGVERSRVLAWGWGLDRIAMILLGIDDIRDLFTWDLGKLQEYYRRWESFKRGVGARGVKFTL
- a CDS encoding V-type ATP synthase subunit B, giving the protein MQVSPIVSYSTVREVKGPLLVIERTRGVAYGELGEVIGPDGEPRRVQVIEVGTDYAVVQVLGSTLGLPAKGSTVRFYGKTYRLGVSEELVGRILDGKGQPRDHMPLPPPQDFRDINGEPLNPYAREYPEEPIETGISAIDGLYTLVRGQKLPIFSGTGLPHNIMAAQVVRQATVRGSEEGFAVVFVGIGIRSEEAMYFMEEFRKTGALRRAVAVINLASDPVAERILAPRVGLTIAEHLAWDLGYHVLVVMTDMTNYAEGLRELSSGKGELPGRRGYPGYMYTDLATIYERAGRAKGRSGSVTQFPILTMPHDDITHPIPDLSGYITEGQLVLSRAMWGKGIYPPFDVIMSLSRLAKDAIGEGKTREDHKDVANTLIAAYSRALEIRSLATLVGERNLGWRERRYLRFADAFEQRFIKQGVYERRTFEETLDIGWDVMSILPEDELTNARPEISAKYYRKHIFESVKV
- the coaBC gene encoding bifunctional phosphopantothenoylcysteine decarboxylase/phosphopantothenate--cysteine ligase CoaBC, with product MAEVEPIRGSLSGLLRGVRTALVVTSGISLYKSVDLARLLIRHGAEVRVVMSRKAAELVSPELFRWATGVRPVAKLTGRAEHVSICASSQLLVVAPATANTVAKASLGIADDVATTCIHAALGAGARAVFVPTMNLSMWRNPAFQEALDRLKSWGALVVEPKFEEGKAKYPDVEEVAEAAIDATAPRDMRGLKVLVTAGPTHEHLDDVKYISTPSSGLTGVYFAREAAARGAEVTLVAGPGVRAPPGVRAVPAVSVLDMHKAVLELAPHQDLMVFAAAPLDFYVEGRISGKIDSSLPFYTVRLIRAPKMASEARRLNPRAVIVGFKAEHGASEEELLRKAEARMKEGGWDLALAHDVSRMGFGTLKDKYIVLYRDGRREALGPAHKRELAREVLTRALSLRR
- the carA gene encoding glutamine-hydrolyzing carbamoyl-phosphate synthase small subunit, whose translation is MFIYVKCLERDVSGANHRGYLVLEDGTVLKGRLIGAERTAIGEVVFTTSVVGYPQSITDPSYKGQILVFTHPLIGNYGVSEDQYESDRIQTEAVVVYEATQPSHYKSVMSLDEWLKSFNVPGIEGVDTRALVLMLRERGVMMGAVGPEPPEELLEKVKRAPRYDEVNYALMVSPKEPEELGDGRRCVGVVDCGVKRSILRELVKRGVRVLRVPCLQWELALKCDAVLFSPGPGNPNLMDKVAEGVRAAVEMKLPVLGICLGHQITAKALGARLYKLKFGHRASNKPVRDLVFTGKTYITTHNHGYAVDPADSGLRPWAVQPDDGTVEGLYHPNLPILTTQFHPEAGPGPKDTTWIFDKFLRFLG